In Torulaspora globosa chromosome 1, complete sequence, a genomic segment contains:
- the MRP51 gene encoding mitochondrial 37S ribosomal protein bS1m (ancestral locus Anc_8.613), translated as MSSSSSLAHLLRNSRLSHVPRNSKPLFSSVPRYHPSHQVIETKPSTHHRQEWGLKAAIPTRNKSRFLVYNELDTLERITDFEPSTGSQWNRLRFQEMGLAPSYNPGKANPLFEGRSAAADRLAPLCSLVNIESGAANLQKSVSKKLGHVKALRSEFKQWLLEKDPEALKNKSFSAKDMNQNAIAFLTERSALQASRVSKNSFKNVIGTGGLTYNLRGKLRNSPNGVVQKTIVPGRFLNFDGNDRLAAIGGFVANATSSSPMTSQIAYNLGDFIREATFPFEVRQVSVGDGGKVMIRAQVVSGISQQARRTMQGRRYQQRPLQRSRANRDAAVSAMDPKVKADELLNILHDFR; from the coding sequence CCCGGCTGTCGCATGTGCCTAGGAACTCTAAACCGTTGTTCAGTTCTGTGCCGAGGTATCATCCCAGTCATCAGGTCATCGAAACGAAGCCTTCGACGCATCATCGGCAGGAATGGGGTCTGAAGGCTGCTATTCCGACTAGGAACAAGTCTCGGTTTCTGGTGTACAACGAGCTCGACACGTTGGAGCGGATTACGGATTTCGAGCCCAGCACAGGCTCGCAATGGAACAGGTTGCGTTTCCAGGAGATGGGGTTGGCGCCCAGTTACAATCCGGGCAAGGCGAACCCGCTCTTCGAGGGCCGGTCTGCCGCGGCAGACCGGCTGGCTCCGCTGTGTTCGCTGGTCAACATCGAATCGGGCGCGGCGAACCTGCAGAAGAGCgtgtcgaagaagctgggCCATGTGAAGGCGCTGCGGAGCGAGTTCAAGCAGTGGTTGCTTGAGAAGGACCCGGAGgcgctgaagaacaagagCTTTTCCGCGAAGGATATGAACCAGAACGCCATTGCGTTCCTGACCGAGCGCAGCGCACTGCAGGCAAGCAGGGTGTCGAAgaacagcttcaaaaacGTCATTGGCACTGGTGGTCTCACGTACAATCTGCGGGGCAAGTTGAGGAACTCGCCCAACGGCGTGGTTCAGAAGACCATAGTTCCCGGGAGATTCCTGAACTTCGACGGGAATGACCGGTTGGCTGCGATCGGTGGGTTCGTCGCCAACGCCACGTCGTCGAGCCCAATGACCTCGCAGATCGCCTACAACTTGGGCGACTTCATCAGAGAGGCCACTTTCCCGTTCGAGGTTCGGCAGGTGTCGGTCGGAGACGGCGGCAAGGTCATGATCAGAGCCCAAGTTGTGAGCGGCATCAGCCAGCAGGCAAGGCGCACGATGCAGGGCAGAAGATACCAGCAGCGTCCGCTGCAGAGGTCGAGGGCCAACCGGGACGCTGCGGTCAGTGCGATGGACCCAAAGGTGAAAGCTGACGAGCTTCTGAATATCTTGCACGACTTCCGTTAA
- the HIS3 gene encoding imidazoleglycerol-phosphate dehydratase HIS3 (ancestral locus Anc_8.612) translates to MSRREAFVSRITNETKIQIALSLNGGPVEIKESILAEKQQEKDSNVATQATGSQVIDVQTGVGFLDHMIHALAKHAGWSLVVECIGDLHIDDHHTTEDCGIALGQAFKQALGEVRGVKRFGTGFAPLDEALSRAVVDLSNRPHAVIDLGLKREKIGDLSTEMIPHFLESFAEAARLTVHVDCLRGFNDHHRSESAFKALAVALREALAPNGTNDVPSTKGVLM, encoded by the coding sequence ATGAGCAGACGTGAAGCATTTGTGAGTCGTATAACGAACGAAACTAAGATCCAGATTGCGCTATCGCTAAATGGTGGCCCTGTTGAGATAAAGGAGTCGATTCTGGCTgagaagcagcaggagaaGGATAGTAACGTTGCCACACAGGCGACAGGTTCTCAGGTGATAGATGTCCAGACCGGCGTGGGATTCCTAGACCATATGATTCACGCCTTGGCAAAACACGCGGGTTGGTCACTAGTCGTGGAATGCATCGGAGATCTGCACATTGACGATCACCACACGACGGAGGACTGCGGAATTGCGCTGGGACAGGCATTTAAGCAGGCGTTGGGGGAAGTTCGCGGTGTAAAGAGATTCGGGACAGGGTTTGCGCCTTTGGATGAAGCTCTATCCAGAGCAGTTGTTGATCTATCCAACAGACCGCATGCGGTTATCGATCTTGgcttgaaaagagagaagattgGAGATTTGTCGACCGAAATGATTCCGCACTTTTTGGAGAGTTTTGCCGAGGCCGCCAGACTCACAGTGCATGTCGACTGTCTGAGGGGCTTCAACGACCACCACAGGAGCGAGAGTGCGTTCAAAGCGCTGGCCGTGGCTCTAAGGGAGGCTCTGGCACCCAACGGCACCAACGACGTGCCCTCGACCAAGGGTGTGTTGATGTGA